The following proteins are encoded in a genomic region of Gouania willdenowi chromosome 6, fGouWil2.1, whole genome shotgun sequence:
- the ascl1a gene encoding achaete-scute homolog 1a produces the protein MDLTAKPELSACQAQLVPPACLFSGKPGHPKAQKRTRSSSPELLRCKRRLNFSGFGFTLPQQQPHAVARRNERERNRVKLVNNGFATLREHVPNGAANKKMSKVETLRSAVEYIRALQQLLDEHDAVSAAFQAGVGVLSPGMSQGYSADMNSMAGSPVSSYSSDEGSYDPLSPEEQELLDFTNWF, from the coding sequence aTGGACCTCACTGCCAAACCGGAGCTGTCCGCGTGCCAGGCGCAGCTCGTGCCGCCCGCCTGTCTGTTCTCCGGGAAACCCGGGCATCCCAAAGCGCAGAAGCGCACGCGCTCCTCGTCCCCGGAGCTTCTGCGCTGCAAGCGGCGCCTCAACTTCTCCGGCTTCGGCTTCACGCTGCCGCAGCAGCAGCCGCACGCGGTGGCGCGGCGCAACGAGCGCGAGCGCAACCGCGTGAAGCTGGTCAACAACGGGTTCGCGACCCTACGCGAGCACGTGCCCAACGGTGCCGCCAACAAGAAGATGAGCAAAGTGGAGACGCTGCGCTCCGCGGTGGAGTACATCCGGGCTCTGCAGCAGCTGCTGGACGAGCACGACGCCGTGAGCGCAGCCTTCCAGGCGGGCGTGGGTGTGCTGTCCCCGGGCATGTCGCAGGGCTACTCCGCAGACATGAACTCCATGGCCGGGTCCCCCGTGTCCTCCTACTCCTCAGACGAAGGCTCGTACGACCCGCTGAGCCCCGAGGAGCAGGAGCTGCTGGACTTCACCAACTGGTTCTGA